TCATCAAAAGAAATATCTTGAAACTAAGAGCCACAAATTGGACCTCTGACTCGGCAGTGAATAAGACAAGATGCTAGATACTGTTTTTATGCCATGCACCGTGTACCTAGAATACATCCCTCCTCAGGAACATGCCTTTCCTCTGATTAGTTCCTTTCACCATAAAGTAACCTGCATCTTTACCCAGAAGCTTAGAGATAGGAGATGCCTGTTTTCTGCTTCCAAGTTCATTTATCAAAGTGTCGCCTTCCTTTACTGAACCTGAGACATAAGTGGGCATTGTTCTCCTGCCCAGCGCCAGAGCTGACTGGGTGACAGCAGATGAACTCAGGTGCATCCTAGGTGTTCAGGTTGTTCTGAACAATGCCTGAAACCCTGAGCTTCCAACCCGGGTGACCTCTGGCTTAATCATGTGCCTCGTTCTGAATCCCCTTAAAGGATGGAAACTATTCGCCTCCTAAATTCATGCCTATTCCCCACTGGGAGTCTGCCAGAAGGTTGCTTCTCTCATTTCCATCAGGAATGGCCCAAGctccatcacagtcttttcagtGTTTCTTGACATTTGCTAATCTTTAAATCCCAAATTGTGTGAGGCCTGGAGATATTCCCAGTGTGGATTGTACTTCTCCAATTAAGAAATGAAAGCTAATTTTATCTCTGAACATTTTCATCTCACTTCTTACCCATCATCTGAAAACAGTCCTGTTATTTTCACTGAGCGAGTTACCTTGCTGAGTGTGCTGAGAGGCACAAAGAGTTTattcagacacacacagaagtgACGAATCAAGCCTTGGACTCAgtgactgtcagagctgagtCCTTGGAAGAATCTAGTTCAAGGACAGAAAACTCAAATGCCTTCATGGGTCGGCAGGTCATGGAAATGAGGGCCGTTGCCAGGTCGTTACAGGCAGGCAAGTAGACACCAAGGCCTTCTTTAGGCTGAGGAGACATTCTTCCAAGCTCCAAAGTCTTCCAACTGCATTAGAAGTGAAGACTTAAAAACACTGCTGGCTGAACACCGCTCTTAAATAAGGGGCTTATAAAGAAGGAAACTTGGGCACAGTGAGAGGAAGTGGCCAAGGCCACTTAGCAGCAAAGCTGTCAACCAAGCCCACATTTCCAGTTCCCTGTCCCACGTGCCTCTTCCTGCCTGCAGTGCTGCTCTCTTGCCTATAAAGGTACACCACAAATTATCCAAAAAGCACACGCTGAGCTGTGGGGTCCGCACTCCACCAGAGCATAGATTTCCCCTGTAACTTTCTCTTGGCTGCTCCACgtgcatatggaatcttagttccccaactgcgGATTGACCTGTGCCCTCTACAGTGAAAGTGCAAAATCctaaaaaccactgaaccaccagggaaggtctcCCTCTTAACATTTTTAACTTTCAGAAATTGAGGGGCAGTTCATCGACTTCAGTGCAGTCATGTGGCCCTGTCCCTCTTTGTTCCTTACCCTCACAGCATAGCCAATCAAGACTGACCTACAGTCAAAAAAATGTGGTATAACTTCTGACTCAGAGCCACAGTTACTTTGACACCCGAAGACCTGGGTTGAGCCCTCCGTCCCTGGCCATCCTCGCAGCCCAGCTGActgggagagagaaggaacaAGAAGGAGCAAGAGCAGAAGGCAGGCCACAGCGTCTTACCATTGACCTCATCCTGGAATCTGGGGGACCGCTTGCTGTGCTTCTTGAGGAAATTCAAGGCGTCTGATTCCCGCATGAAAATCTCTTCCACGTCTGAAACCCGAGGAGAGAGGCCAGTCACACCCAGCACAGGCTCACCAAGGCTACAATCAGGAGCCAACCCATCCACCCTGCCTCCTTGGGTGGCCCTGGTACTCACCTTCCTGTGCCTCTTGTCCTGCCACCTGCCTCAGGCCCACTGACACGGCGGCCCCCTCTCGCAGCACTGTGGGACGAGAGCACAGCATGAAGGCTGCAGCACCCCAAGGGAAGTCCTCGCCCCAAGACAAGCCAGGCTGGTCCTTCCCAGGCCCTATGACTTGCCCTGGAGCCCCAGACACAAGTACCAGCCGCAGTCCGTCTCCCCAGGAAACTGTCAGACAAGCTGTTTTCTCGGTGTTGCATTGtgttacacatgcacacacaaatacagCCTTCTTAACAACAGGCACCCTCTTTATGTGGGCCACCTAAGCTGCCTCACCTAACACCAGGTCCCTCCTGGAACCTCCCCATACTCATTGGGCAGGAGTGCAACGGCTGAGAGACAGGTCAAAAGCAGCTGTCTCCAGGCCATCTTTGGAAAGGCTGAGGCTCTGTCTGGGGACCAGAGAGGATTCTACAGACCCTGAGGCTGCCGGGTCCTCACTTCAGTGTCAGGCAggccaggagggagggggagagagaggcagggatgCCACTGAGGGGGTGTGGGAGGGGTCCCGGCAGTGGCTTCCATTGGCTGCTCCTGCCAGAGCACTGGAGATGTTTTTGGCACCTTGCaaacctcacagaagcagagcttGTCATTGGGGCCCCAGCCGGGACAGTTCTGAAGTGGCCTTTCCAAGATCTGTACCCTAAGAGTTGCTGCTGGAACGCCCAGCCTCCGAGTCAGGATTCCAAAGACCAAGGGGCAAGTTTCAAAGGCCCCTGGCATCTGCTTCAGAGGAGGTGGGGACACTAGTCCTGGAGGCTGAAGtatgcaggagggagggagggagggagcctcaGTGGGGGGACTTGATTCAGCTGTCAGGCTAAGAGGGACCATAAAGGCTGAAAGACCCCCCTCATGGTGATGCTCACATGGACATGTGGGCTGTCCTGATGGCACCCAGCTTAACATGTCCCCAGCTGATGCTGACTTTTAAGAGAAGCACAAACCGCTGTCAAGAGTTCAAAGAAGAGAGGCAGTCAGCGTTCCACAGAGGAGTTGGGGAGCGCAATGTGGGTGGACTTCTCAAAGGCACACCCTGTGTAGGGGAGGAAGTACATTCCCAGAACTGGGAATGCTGATGGAATCCAAGCCCTCTGAGGCCATCAGCCTCCAGTCTCTTAGGAGCATTGTTCTTAACACTGTCATTTATTCTGAACTATCCAAAGAGTCACCTTTGGATATTGGTTTGAATTGTCCTAACAGTGACCATCACTAGACCCACCCACACGAAGCTCCCATTTCATTAGACATGTGTAGTGACATCCCACTTGGACCATTGGCAGGAAAAGAAtgttaatagcaaaaaaaatagccaagacaaagcaaacaaaataaatgaattgttTTCTCCATGGCTGGGAGTACACAGAGGGCTCCCCTTCAACACTGGCTGGCCTATTTAACCAGGCACAGGTGGGCTCTGCATGATCACTCCAAGAGGAGCAATGCCCATGAAAACATACCAGCAAATCTTTATCTGTCAGGTAAAATGGTTGTCACTTGAAGGAGGGAAGGGCCACAAGACAGCAATGTTGATGGGACTTGTAGGTGAGAAAATGTGTGTGAAATACGTCTGACGTCCTTGATACCCTAGTTCTTCTTGCTGCTTTTCTAGTTCCACTCATGTCAACCATGAACATTTACCAAACACCTACTGTAAGCCAGGCACCTGTGCTAGTCACACACTCACCAGCTTTTAGTAAATCTGCCCTACGTGTCCTAAGTACTTTCCACCCGAGATCAGATGCTGTGCATTCATTGGCCACACAGAAGGGCTTAGGGAGAAATCTCAAGCCCTAGGAAGTCCTTTCAGACCAGCCTGGGAGAAAAGGGCAGGAGGTCTAGAATTCATAGAATGGAGAATGGAGGCTTGGAGTGAGATGTAAGCCCAATTCTGGAAGAGCAAGATTACATTTCCTACATACCTAGGCTGGTGGCCTGAGATTTCTGTCGGCTACACCACTGTGCTCTATGGAATGGTCTAGTCACAGCTGGTCTCCAAGTATTATCTCTCAGTTCCTCCAGAGCTTTCTTTCCCTCTAGAGCCATTGGCATCTATGCTTGCATGCTCTTTCATTTTCTACCTTCAGCTCCCCTGCCTCTGGGGTTGCTCACCATGCCTGGCTGCGCTGCTGAGGTGACCTCCTCATGACATACCCCAGAAGTGTAACAGGCCACCCACCTCaaggccggagaaggcaatggcaccccactccagtactcttgcctggaaaaccccatggacggaggagcctggtaggctgcagtccatggggttgctaagagtcggacacaactgagcaacttcactttcatttttcactttgatgcattggagaaggaaatggcaacccactccattgttcttgcctggagaatcccagggatgggggagcctggtgggctgctgtctgtggggtcacacagagtcggacatgactgaagcgacttagcagcagcagcagcagcacctcaaGGCAAAAGCATGGTTCTTAGGGCAACTATAATTTTATGAATATGCTAAAACCCATTGAGTTGTACACTTTACATGGATGAATTGCATGGTATGTgattaatatctttaaaaaacttagaaaacttataagaacttccctggtggtccagtggttgagaatctgcctttcagTGCAAGGGACGCCAGTTCAGTACCTGATGGGGGAACCAatatctcacatgccatggggcaactaagcctgcacgctgcaactactgaacccatacactgcaactaaagaagcccccacatgcctcag
This portion of the Ovis canadensis isolate MfBH-ARS-UI-01 breed Bighorn chromosome 13, ARS-UI_OviCan_v2, whole genome shotgun sequence genome encodes:
- the UCMA gene encoding unique cartilage matrix-associated protein, with translation MAWRQLLLTCLSAVALLAMLREGAAVSVGLRQVAGQEAQEDVEEIFMRESDALNFLKKHSKRSPRFQDEVNVENRQKLRADELRREYHEERRNEFENFVEEQNNEQGERSRKAIEQWRQWHYDGLYPSYLYNRHHI